A portion of the Chelonia mydas isolate rCheMyd1 chromosome 23, rCheMyd1.pri.v2, whole genome shotgun sequence genome contains these proteins:
- the KPTN gene encoding KICSTOR complex protein kaptin: MEPPQPPGARRGCPLPEDSFTRLASQSNVYGLAALAGGGPGRGAGGRGGPRREAGLEAAGGPGPGPGPGPGPEGAAGPGRACGGGPRGLLVATLKGKVIYFRYQDLRQKLRPVARELQFTYIPVDAEIVSIDTFSKSPPKRGLVVGITFIKDSGDKASPFLNIYCDYEPGSEYNLDSIAQSCLNLELQFTPFQLYHAEVHVGDQPETVFLLSGNDPCIHLYKENEGLHQFEEQPVQNLFPELQELPSNVLWLDVCNIPGSGQRLTAFGCQSGYVRVAQVEQASREVLQSWSIQQDGPISKVLLFTLPSPGGDPAQNGNAGDQGYSVLVTSTIELSVVYRNVLTHGLADQLTLPASDRHDSVLCALVTDIDFDGAPEILLGTYGQELLCYKYWCSGATGAGAAEAEASSQPAGEFQLLWKRSFPSPLLSMEYADLTCDGLCELAVVCLKGLHVLQHSLKQTAQCLLERLRQEVARRASHSRVSQRLRDASADGEAAEE, from the exons ATGGAGCCGCCTCAGCCCCCGGGGGCGCGCCGGGGCTGCCCGTTGCCGGAGGACAGCTTCACCCGCCTGGCCTCCCAGAGCAACGTCTACGGGCTGGCGGCGCTGGCCGGGGGCGGCCCGGGCCGCGGGGCCGGCGGGCGGGGGGGCCCGCGGCGGGAGGCGGGGCTGGAGGCGGCGggcgggcccgggcccgggcccgggcccgggcccgggcccgagGGCGCGGCGGGCCCCGGGCGAGCCTGCGGCGGGGGCCCCAGGGGGCTCCTGGTGGCCACCCTGAAGGGGAAGGTGATTTACTTCCGCTACCAGGATCTGCGGCAGAAATTGCGGCCGGTGGCCCGGGAGCTGCAGTTCACCTACATCCCCG TTGATGCTGAGATTGTCTCGATTGACACTTTCAGCAAGTCGCCGCCGAAGAGGGGTCTCGTGGTGGGAATAACTTTCATTAAG gacTCTGGAGATAAAGCGAGTCCGTTTCTGAACATTTATTGTGACTATGAGCCTGGATCGGAATATAACCTGGACTCCATCGCAC AAAGCTGCTTGAACCTGGAGCTGCAGTTCACCCCATTCCAGCTGTACCATGCGGA AGTCCATGTTGGAGACCAGCCAGAGACAGTCTTTCTGCTGAGTGGGAACGACCCCTGCATTCACCTGTACAAAGAG AACGAAGGCTTGCACCAGTTCGAGGAGCAGCCCGTGCAGAACCTCTTCCCGGAGCTCCAGGAGCTGCCCAGCAA CGTGCTGTGGCTGGACGTCTGCAACATCCCTGGCTCAGGCCAGCGTCTCACAGCCTTTGGGTGCCAGAGTGGCTACGTCCGGGTGGCCCAGGTGGAGCAGGCCAGCAGAG AggtgctgcagagctggagcATTCAGCAGGACGGCCCCATCTCCAAGGTCCTGCTGTTCACGCTGCCGTCCCCCGGGGGTGACCCTGCCCAGAATG GTAATGCAGGCGACCAGGGCTACAGTGTTCTCGTCACTAGCACCATCGAGCTGTCCGTGGTATACAg GAACGTCCTGACCCATGGGCTGGCAGACCAGCTGACCCTGCCAGCCAGTGACCGGCATGACAGCGTGCTCTGTGCCCTGGTGACGGACATCGATTTCGACGGAGCGCCCGAGATACTCCTGGGCACATACGGACAG GAGCTGCTCTGTTACAAGTACTGGTGCTCGGGAGCGACCGGAGCTGGCGCAGCAGAGGCCGAAGCCTCGTCGCAGCCCGCTGGGGAGTTCCAGCTGCTCTGGAAGCGGagtttccccagccccctgctgtccatGGAGTACGCAGACCTGACCTGCGACGGGCTCTGTGAGCTGGCTGTGGTGTGTCTGAAGGGGCTGCATGTTCTGCAG CATAGCCTGAAGCAGACGGCTCAGTGCCTTCTGGAGAGGCTTCGCCAGGAGGTGGCACGGCGGGCGAGCCACAGCCGCGTCTCCCAGCGGTTGCGAGATGCCAGTGCGGACGGGGAAGCAGCAGAGGAATAA